Proteins encoded by one window of Lates calcarifer isolate ASB-BC8 linkage group LG7_1, TLL_Latcal_v3, whole genome shotgun sequence:
- the LOC108901751 gene encoding histone H1-like, with protein MAEVAPAAAPAAAPAKAAKKKASKPKKTGPTVGEQILKAVAASKERGGVSAAALKKALAAGGYDVEKNKARIKTAIKSLVAKGSLTQVKGTGASGSFKMSKKADTKAKKPVKKAAPKAKKPAAKKPAAAKKPAAAKKSPKKVKKPAAAKKVAKSPKKATKSPKKAPAKKAAKPKVKKAPAAKKAPAKKAAKPKAKKAAPKKK; from the coding sequence atggcaGAAGTAGCACCAGCCGCAGCTCCAGCCGCCGCTCCAGCTAAAGCCGCAAAGAAGAAGGCTTCTAAGCCGAAGAAGACCGGTCCCACCGTCGGGGAGCAGATCCTGAAAGCCGTGGCCGCTTCCAAGGAGCGAGGCGGCGTGTCGGCGGCTGCTCTGAAGAAGGCTCTGGCTGCCGGAGGCTACGATGTGGAGAAGAACAAAGCCCGGATCAAGACCGCCATTAAGAGCCTGGTGGCCAAGGGGAGCCTGACTCAGGTCAAGGGAACCGGGGCCTCCGGTTCCTTCAAGATGAGCAAGAAGGCTGATACCAAGGCAAAGAAGCCGGTTAAGAAAGCCGCTCCTAAAGCCAAGAAGCCCGCCGCCAAGAAACCCGCAGCGGCCAAGAAGCCAGCAGCCGCCAAGAAGTCCCCGAAGAAGGTCAAGAAACCCGCAGCGGCCAAGAAAGTAGCAAAGAGCCCCAAGAAGGCCACCAAGAGCCCCAAGAAGGCTCCCGCAAAGAAAGCCGCCAAGCCCAAAGTAAAGAAGGCACCCGCAGCCAAGAAGGCCCCCGCCAAGAAGGCTGCCAAGCCCAAAGCCAAGAAGGCAGCACCCAAGAAGAAGTGA
- the LOC108901759 gene encoding histone H2B 1/2-like: MPEPAKSAPKKGSKKAVTKTASKGGKKKRKTRKESYAIYVYKVLKQVHPDTGISSKAMSIMNSFVNDIFERIAAEASRLAHYNKRSTITSREIQTAVRLLLPGELAKHAVSEGTKAVTKYTSSK; the protein is encoded by the coding sequence ATGCCTGAACCCGCCAAGTCCGCGCCCAAAAAGGGCTCAAAGAAAGCTGTTACCAAGACCGCCAGCAAGGGCggcaagaagaagagaaagaccAGGAAGGAGAGCTACGCCATCTACGTCTACAAGGTCCTGAAACAGGTCCACCCCGACACCGGCATCTCCTCCAAGGCCATGAGCATCATGAACTCGTTTGTCAACGACATCTTTGAGCGCATCGCTGCTGAAGCGTCTCGCCTGGCTCACTACAACAAGCGCTCCACCATCACCTCCAGGGAGATCCAGACCGCTGTGCGTCTCCTGCTGCCCGGTGAGCTGGCCAAGCACGCCGTGTCTGAGGGCACCAAGGCTGTGACCAAGTACACCAGCTCCAAGTAA
- the LOC108901754 gene encoding histone H2A translates to MSGRGKTGGKARAKAKTRSSRAGLQFPVGRVHRLLRKGNYAERVGAGAPVYLAAVLEYLTAEILELAGNAARDNKKTRIIPRHLQLAVRNDEELNKLLGGVTIAQGGVLPNIQAVLLPKKTEKPAKAK, encoded by the coding sequence ATGAGTGGACGAGGCAAAACCGGCGGAAAAGCCAGAGCTAAGGCAAAGACCCGCTCCTCTCGTGCCGGACTCCAGTTCCCAGTCGGCCGTGTTCACAGGCTGCTGAGGAAAGGAAACTATGCCGAGCGTGTTGGTGCCGGTGCCCCCGTTTATCTGGCGGCGGTGCTGGAGTACTTGACCGCTGAGATCCTGGAGCTGGCTGGAAACGCTGCCCGTGACAACAAGAAGACTCGTATCATCCCCCGTCACCTGCAGCTGGCCGTCCGCAACGACGAGGAGTTGAACAAGCTGCTCGGCGGAGTCACCATCGCTCAGGGCGGTGTTCTGCCCAACATCCAGGCTGTTCTCCTGCCCAAGAAGACCGAGAAGCCCGCCAAGGCTAAGTAA